In Nonomuraea sp. NBC_00507, the following are encoded in one genomic region:
- a CDS encoding methyltransferase produces the protein MMEHELMRIATGGWLAQATFVAVRLGVADALEGRRLTCAELAEAVGAHPGALHRLLRLLARVDLVDTDGAGGWGLTPMGALLRHDELGPLVALYGEDYFGAAWGGLAHAVRTGEPAFEHVHGMPVFAHLADDPGRAATFNAGMAAGAAFFREVPVAYDFSGARTVVDLAGGTGALLGTVLRDTPSARGVLFDVPEVVAAASAHLEGVLDRCELVGGDLFVSVPAGGDVYLLSRIMHDWDDDRCAMLLRNCARAMRPGAELLIIERVVSADSYLPLAFDLHMMVMTGGRERTEEEYGTLLEQAGLVPGKLLDLPLGMRLLVASR, from the coding sequence ATGATGGAGCACGAGCTCATGCGGATCGCCACCGGAGGCTGGCTGGCACAGGCGACCTTCGTCGCGGTCCGGCTCGGTGTCGCGGACGCACTCGAAGGGCGCCGCCTGACCTGCGCCGAACTCGCCGAGGCGGTCGGCGCCCACCCCGGCGCGCTGCACCGCCTGCTCCGGCTGTTAGCGCGCGTGGACCTGGTCGACACCGACGGCGCCGGTGGATGGGGTCTCACGCCGATGGGCGCCCTGCTGCGCCACGACGAGCTGGGGCCGCTCGTCGCGCTCTACGGCGAGGACTACTTCGGCGCCGCGTGGGGCGGGCTGGCGCATGCCGTCCGCACGGGGGAGCCCGCCTTCGAGCACGTCCACGGGATGCCCGTCTTCGCGCACCTGGCGGACGACCCCGGCAGGGCAGCCACCTTCAACGCCGGGATGGCGGCGGGCGCGGCGTTCTTCCGCGAGGTCCCCGTCGCCTACGACTTCTCCGGGGCGCGCACCGTGGTCGATCTCGCGGGCGGCACGGGCGCCCTGCTCGGGACGGTGCTGCGGGACACCCCCTCGGCCCGGGGCGTGCTGTTCGACGTGCCGGAGGTGGTCGCGGCCGCGTCCGCGCACCTGGAAGGGGTGCTGGACAGATGCGAGCTCGTCGGCGGTGACCTGTTCGTGTCCGTGCCGGCGGGCGGGGACGTCTACCTGCTCTCCCGCATCATGCACGACTGGGACGACGACCGGTGTGCCATGTTGCTGCGCAACTGCGCCCGGGCGATGCGGCCCGGGGCCGAACTGCTGATCATCGAGCGGGTCGTCTCCGCTGACTCGTACCTGCCGCTCGCCTTCGACCTGCACATGATGGTGATGACCGGCGGGCGGGAGCGCACGGAGGAGGAGTACGGGACCTTGCTGGAGCAGGCGGGCCTGGTGCCGGGGAAGCTGCTCGACCTGCCGCTCGGGATGCGGCTGCTCGTCGCGAGCCGCTGA
- a CDS encoding thioesterase II family protein, with product MSWFPCYAPRPLAGSRLFCFPHAGGSASFYRAWHRDLPPAVELRAVQYPGRADRRADPMVDDAGHLAKLIADAMAPLLDRPVALFGHSMGALIAYEVARELEARGRGVAHLFASGRHAPHEHRASGTGSGTDDELIADLVRLGGMEPELLADPVIRELTLPVVRNDYRVDETYLHRSGGVLSCPVTALLGEADPEVTIGQAARWSELTRAAFTLCVLGGDHFYLVPRRTEVIARLLGALSTAWPSTP from the coding sequence ATGAGCTGGTTCCCCTGCTACGCGCCCCGGCCGCTGGCCGGTTCGCGGCTGTTCTGCTTCCCCCACGCGGGCGGCTCGGCGAGTTTCTACCGGGCCTGGCACCGCGACCTCCCGCCGGCCGTCGAGCTGCGCGCCGTGCAGTATCCGGGGCGGGCCGACCGCCGCGCGGACCCGATGGTCGACGATGCGGGTCACCTCGCCAAGCTGATCGCCGACGCCATGGCACCGCTGCTCGACCGGCCGGTCGCGCTGTTCGGGCACAGCATGGGGGCGTTGATCGCGTACGAGGTGGCGCGCGAGTTGGAGGCCCGCGGCCGCGGCGTGGCGCACCTGTTCGCCTCGGGCCGGCACGCGCCGCACGAGCACCGCGCCTCCGGCACCGGGTCGGGCACCGACGACGAGCTGATCGCCGATCTGGTACGCCTCGGCGGCATGGAGCCGGAACTCCTCGCCGATCCGGTGATCCGTGAGCTGACGTTACCGGTGGTCCGCAACGACTACCGGGTCGACGAGACGTACCTGCATCGCTCGGGTGGCGTACTCAGCTGCCCCGTCACCGCGCTTCTCGGCGAGGCCGACCCCGAGGTGACCATCGGGCAGGCCGCGCGGTGGAGCGAGCTGACCCGGGCCGCGTTCACCCTCTGTGTGCTGGGCGGCGACCACTTCTACCTCGTGCCGCGGCGGACCGAAGTGATCGCGCGGCTGCTCGGCGCCCTCTCCACGGCCTGGCCGTCCACACCGTAA
- a CDS encoding Gfo/Idh/MocA family oxidoreductase, whose protein sequence is MKRVVVCGTRFGQVYLSALEQGPFQLTGILARGSARSAGYARAYGVPLLTDPDQVPGVADLACVVVRAGVVGGEGSELARALLSRGVHVLQEHPLHADELAQCLRAARAAPAVHHVNTLYAHLEPVRAFIEAARRLRALQQPLYVDAACSVHVAYALFDILGRALGALRPWAFTATAPGTPFLCVTGTIGGVPLTLRVQNQIAPNDPDAHLHLLHRITLGTEGGSLTLVNTHGPLVWSPRMYVGRDPDGRFDAGADHLRLPSATVIGAEQAPTFHDIVTTVWPDGVRRALTELREAAEGVADPLRQGQYYLSLSRLWQDATAAIGRPELLVQPAPRPLSAAEIS, encoded by the coding sequence GTGAAGCGGGTCGTGGTCTGCGGCACCAGGTTCGGCCAGGTCTACCTGTCGGCCCTGGAGCAGGGCCCGTTCCAGCTGACCGGCATCCTCGCCCGCGGCAGCGCCAGATCCGCCGGATACGCCAGGGCGTACGGGGTGCCGCTGCTCACGGACCCGGACCAGGTGCCCGGCGTGGCCGACCTGGCCTGTGTGGTGGTGCGCGCCGGAGTCGTCGGGGGAGAGGGCAGTGAACTGGCCCGCGCGCTGCTGAGCCGCGGCGTGCACGTGCTCCAGGAGCACCCCCTGCACGCCGACGAGCTGGCCCAGTGCCTGCGCGCCGCCCGGGCGGCGCCGGCCGTCCACCACGTCAACACCTTGTACGCGCACCTGGAGCCGGTGCGAGCGTTCATCGAGGCCGCCCGCCGGCTCCGCGCGCTGCAGCAACCGCTGTACGTGGACGCCGCCTGCAGCGTCCACGTCGCCTACGCCCTGTTCGACATCCTGGGCCGCGCGCTGGGCGCACTGCGCCCGTGGGCGTTCACCGCCACCGCCCCCGGAACGCCTTTCCTTTGCGTCACGGGGACGATCGGCGGCGTGCCGCTGACCCTGCGCGTGCAGAACCAGATCGCCCCCAACGACCCCGACGCCCACCTGCACCTGCTGCACCGCATCACGCTGGGAACCGAGGGTGGCTCGCTCACGCTCGTCAACACGCACGGACCGCTCGTGTGGAGCCCGCGCATGTACGTCGGCCGCGACCCGGACGGCCGCTTCGACGCCGGGGCGGACCACCTCCGCCTGCCCAGCGCCACGGTCATCGGCGCGGAACAGGCCCCGACCTTCCACGACATCGTGACCACGGTGTGGCCGGACGGCGTGCGTCGGGCGCTGACCGAGCTGCGCGAGGCGGCCGAGGGGGTGGCGGATCCGCTGCGCCAGGGCCAGTACTACCTGTCGCTCAGCCGCCTCTGGCAGGACGCCACCGCGGCCATCGGCCGGCCCGAACTGCTGGTCCAGCCGGCGCCGCGGCCACTGTCCGCCGCGGAGATCTCATGA
- a CDS encoding saccharopine dehydrogenase NADP-binding domain-containing protein, whose translation MIGIVGAYGAVGGAAARLLADHGVRIGGRDGASARRFVRDELAGRGEACQVDAYDETSLARFCRGCRIVVNCAGPSYLLLDRVARAALAAGADYVDAAGDDPAFALLALTGAAGRRAVLSAGMLPGLTGLLPRHLARLAGGGPLRLDVYTGGLDRLTPAAAGDYLLAGGHGEALAGWRDGGRVSRALTPARDVELPYFPGLVTAYPFLSAEAERVARELGLQEARWYNVLTGDRVLATASTVSSAADLTRVAELEMAGRTPYYVLLFQLSGPHSTHTLALRAADSYELSGAVVAHTALAMLRGAIEPGVHYADSVLDPALMLADLEPVATIVLTDAVPRIDVTAPIFEEGAL comes from the coding sequence GTGATCGGCATCGTCGGAGCGTACGGCGCGGTCGGCGGTGCGGCGGCGCGGCTGCTCGCCGACCACGGCGTGCGCATCGGCGGGCGCGACGGCGCGTCCGCTCGCCGCTTCGTGCGCGACGAACTGGCCGGCCGCGGCGAGGCGTGCCAGGTGGACGCCTACGACGAAACGTCGCTGGCCAGGTTCTGCCGGGGCTGCCGCATCGTGGTCAACTGCGCGGGCCCTTCCTACCTCCTGCTCGACCGGGTGGCGCGGGCCGCACTGGCCGCCGGCGCCGACTATGTGGACGCGGCCGGCGACGACCCCGCGTTCGCCCTGCTCGCCCTCACCGGCGCAGCCGGCCGCCGCGCCGTCCTGTCGGCGGGCATGCTCCCCGGCCTCACCGGCCTCCTGCCCCGCCATCTGGCCAGGCTCGCCGGAGGCGGCCCGCTCCGCCTCGATGTCTACACCGGCGGCCTCGACCGGCTCACCCCCGCGGCGGCGGGCGACTACCTGCTGGCCGGCGGCCACGGCGAGGCCCTGGCCGGGTGGCGCGACGGCGGCCGGGTCTCCCGCGCGCTGACCCCGGCGCGCGACGTCGAACTGCCCTACTTCCCCGGCCTGGTGACCGCCTACCCCTTCCTCAGCGCCGAGGCGGAACGGGTGGCCAGGGAACTCGGGCTGCAGGAGGCCCGCTGGTACAACGTGCTCACCGGTGACCGCGTCCTCGCCACCGCGAGCACGGTGTCCTCGGCCGCGGACCTGACGCGCGTGGCCGAGCTCGAAATGGCCGGGCGAACGCCTTACTACGTCCTGCTCTTCCAGCTCAGCGGCCCGCACTCCACCCACACGCTGGCGCTGCGGGCCGCGGACTCGTACGAGCTCAGCGGCGCGGTCGTCGCGCACACGGCGCTCGCCATGCTCCGCGGGGCCATCGAGCCCGGCGTCCACTACGCCGACAGCGTGCTCGACCCCGCCCTGATGCTGGCGGACCTGGAACCCGTGGCGACGATCGTGCTCACGGACGCCGTGCCGCGCATCGACGTGACCGCGCCGATCTTCGAGGAGGGCGCGCTGTGA
- a CDS encoding non-ribosomal peptide synthetase: MTQAPAVRELIADMEAAGIRLWEDGGQLRFRAPKGALTGERRAALLEAKPEIIEHLRRESEAETVRPEPGRRFDPFPLTDVQQAYLLGRNDAFGYGGVACHGYVEVAYPELDPVRVQAAWRTLIDRHDMLRAVIHPDGHQHVLAEVPAYEVRAADLRGADPEPHLAAIREEMAHTVYPAGAWPLFELRITRTDHGALLHASIDLLIADYVSIQLLLSELHLLLQETALPPVPVSFRDCVLAMRAQRESTRYDRDRAYWWARIDELPPAPELPALDQDAGARFDRSETRLEPPEWARLRTHAAAAGITPSQAVLAAYAEVVGRWSRRPAFTLNLTLLDRPPLHPGIDQVVGDFTTLNLLAVDTTPSTPFADRARAVGGQLFTDMEHRRCGGIEVIREVARRRGRDAGLMPVVFTSAIGLDQEEAEHGEPVYGISQTPQVWIDCQVKEHRGALLINWDVRAGVFPDGMVDDMFTAFASLLGRLAEEETWAAHSPVELPGAQARRRLLVNDTAAPLPYGLLHEEVVDQARRAPDRVAVITSTGSVTYGELLGRAAAVSQVLRTAGHAAGEIVAVVMDKGVEQIVAVLGTLLAGGVYLPIDTGQPPARRDRILADAGARLVLTQSWHAEPGWIPVDTLAPDPSAPDPFEPAPPATQRRPDDLAYVIYTSGSTGAPKGVMIEHRAARNTIDDISTRFGIGRDDRVLGLANLGFDLSVYDIFGTLATGAALVLPDPLRRGDPAHWAALIAGHGVTVWNSVPAQLQMLQHYLDAEPGVEPATLRLALLSGDWIPVTLPGQIRRRLPGLELISLGGATEAAIWSIYHPIGDLPAGRVSVPYGKPLANQTFHVLDANMRPSPDWVAGELYIGGAGVARGYLGDQARTAERFVQHDRERLYRTGDLGRYWPDGDIEFLGRQDSQVKIRGHRIELAEVEAALQAHPAIAASTVIVDGDRALERRLVAFAQAARKHDDNHGAPGTGPDIRLDVADAAKAAAADALAGVDLPQVIAVAETLDEIALTSMAAALRDAGLFTGADAAHEPAEILETARVAPDHHRLVRRWLTALHERGRLDLDPAGAYRNLRPDADLAALWSEVETLTDGLDYGAELIGFLRASTAHLPELMRGELDARELLFPGAGVETAEGAYKDNVLSRYVNRIARAVVGRVAAHHEGGPLRVLEAGAGVGGTSAELIPELAGHQVEYLFTDLSRFFISQAAERFADHPWVRYGLFDINADYRAQGYEPNSFDVILCANVLHNSQDAAVVLARFRELLAPGGWLVFIETTREHVQIMSSMEFLMNPGDYEDVRRGRDRTFITREEWHDLLEGAGAHVHACLPEPAEPLAPLGQCVFAARFPADREHVDLARLRSFLAERLPDYMMPAHVQVVDELPLTDNGKIDRKRLRTLLPRAAGEAAPAGEEPRDDLERRLAALWAELLGLPRVGRDQDFFALGGDSLLVTRLAGRIREELPEAEDSYWDSLVRQLVNQPTVAALAAHLRQAREDRARGQSRTQASPLVHLAGGEGPTRVLVHDGTGTLTPYRALTRELSGGPLIGLVVNDAERYLELEPATAVETLAASYARLLLKEGASRYHVVGYCMGGLVATELARQLTESGAVVDELTVISSSRFPYRIADELMLEYGFAQACGVDPERLGYPAADLARALHAVLDSGHVREGSLAALAGHHDPGLAEIGRRFAALAAVPHEERLAAVARDLEHPPDRVALAYRVFKQSFTAVTHYDPEPYAGDITFLRQRGITNLVPTLQNDMTDFWRDLCLGRLTVHDVEGDHFSCLDATYAPGVAKLITGVTG, from the coding sequence GTGACCCAGGCACCGGCCGTACGCGAACTGATCGCCGACATGGAGGCGGCCGGGATCCGGCTGTGGGAGGACGGCGGGCAGCTCCGTTTCCGCGCACCCAAGGGAGCACTGACCGGTGAACGGCGCGCGGCCCTGCTCGAAGCCAAGCCCGAGATCATCGAGCACCTGCGTCGCGAGTCCGAAGCCGAGACCGTCCGTCCGGAGCCCGGACGCCGCTTTGACCCCTTCCCGCTGACCGACGTCCAGCAGGCCTACCTGCTCGGCCGCAACGACGCCTTCGGCTACGGAGGAGTCGCCTGCCACGGCTACGTCGAGGTCGCCTACCCCGAACTCGACCCCGTACGGGTCCAGGCCGCCTGGCGCACCCTGATCGACCGTCACGACATGCTCCGCGCCGTGATCCACCCCGACGGCCACCAGCACGTGCTGGCCGAGGTGCCCGCCTACGAGGTGCGCGCGGCCGATCTCCGCGGCGCGGACCCCGAGCCGCACCTCGCCGCCATCCGCGAGGAGATGGCGCACACCGTCTACCCGGCGGGCGCCTGGCCGCTGTTCGAGCTGCGGATCACCCGCACCGACCACGGGGCGCTGCTGCACGCCTCCATCGACCTGCTCATCGCCGACTACGTCAGCATCCAGCTGCTGCTGTCCGAGCTGCACCTGCTGCTCCAAGAGACGGCACTCCCGCCCGTGCCCGTCAGCTTCCGAGACTGTGTACTGGCCATGCGGGCGCAGCGCGAGAGCACACGCTACGACCGCGACCGCGCCTACTGGTGGGCCAGGATCGACGAGCTGCCGCCCGCACCGGAGTTACCCGCGCTCGACCAGGACGCCGGCGCCAGGTTCGACCGCTCCGAGACCAGGCTGGAGCCGCCGGAGTGGGCGCGGCTCCGCACTCACGCCGCCGCGGCCGGCATCACCCCGTCGCAGGCCGTGCTGGCCGCGTACGCCGAGGTCGTCGGGCGATGGAGCCGCAGGCCCGCGTTCACACTCAACCTCACCCTGCTCGACCGCCCGCCGCTGCACCCCGGGATCGACCAGGTCGTGGGCGACTTCACCACGCTCAACCTGCTCGCCGTCGACACCACGCCCAGCACCCCCTTCGCCGACCGCGCCCGCGCCGTCGGCGGGCAGCTCTTCACCGACATGGAACACCGCCGCTGCGGCGGCATCGAGGTCATCCGCGAGGTCGCCCGCCGGCGTGGCAGGGACGCCGGGCTGATGCCGGTGGTGTTCACCAGCGCCATCGGCCTCGACCAGGAGGAGGCCGAGCACGGCGAGCCCGTCTACGGCATCAGCCAGACGCCACAGGTGTGGATCGACTGCCAGGTCAAAGAGCACCGGGGCGCGCTGCTGATCAACTGGGACGTGCGCGCGGGAGTGTTCCCCGACGGCATGGTCGACGACATGTTCACCGCCTTCGCCTCGCTACTCGGACGCCTGGCCGAAGAGGAGACCTGGGCAGCTCACTCTCCCGTCGAGCTGCCCGGCGCCCAGGCACGGCGCCGCCTCCTCGTCAACGACACGGCGGCGCCGCTCCCGTACGGGCTGCTGCACGAGGAGGTCGTGGACCAGGCACGGCGCGCGCCGGACCGGGTCGCCGTCATCACCAGCACGGGCTCGGTCACCTACGGCGAGCTGCTCGGCCGGGCGGCAGCGGTGTCACAGGTGTTGCGCACGGCCGGGCACGCGGCGGGTGAGATCGTCGCGGTGGTCATGGACAAGGGCGTCGAGCAGATCGTGGCCGTGCTCGGCACGCTGCTGGCCGGTGGCGTCTACCTTCCCATCGACACCGGCCAGCCGCCGGCCAGGCGCGACCGCATCCTCGCCGACGCCGGGGCGCGTCTCGTGCTCACCCAGTCCTGGCACGCGGAACCCGGCTGGATCCCCGTCGACACCCTCGCGCCCGATCCCTCCGCGCCCGATCCCTTCGAGCCGGCCCCGCCCGCGACCCAGCGGCGCCCGGACGACCTCGCCTACGTCATCTACACCTCGGGCTCTACCGGCGCACCCAAGGGCGTGATGATCGAGCATCGAGCCGCCCGCAACACGATCGACGACATCAGCACCCGCTTCGGCATCGGCCGGGACGACCGCGTGCTCGGCCTGGCCAACCTCGGCTTCGACCTGTCGGTCTACGACATCTTCGGCACCCTTGCCACTGGCGCCGCCCTGGTGCTGCCCGACCCGCTGCGCCGGGGCGACCCCGCGCACTGGGCCGCACTCATCGCCGGGCACGGAGTCACCGTGTGGAACTCGGTGCCCGCGCAGCTCCAGATGCTCCAGCACTACCTGGACGCCGAGCCCGGGGTGGAGCCGGCCACGCTCCGGCTGGCCCTGCTGTCGGGCGACTGGATCCCGGTGACGCTCCCCGGCCAGATCCGCCGGCGGCTGCCGGGACTGGAGCTGATCAGCCTGGGCGGGGCGACGGAGGCCGCCATCTGGTCCATCTACCACCCCATCGGTGACCTGCCCGCCGGCCGGGTCAGCGTCCCGTACGGCAAGCCGCTGGCCAACCAGACCTTCCACGTGCTCGACGCGAACATGCGGCCAAGCCCTGACTGGGTGGCGGGCGAGTTGTACATCGGCGGCGCCGGAGTGGCGCGGGGATATCTCGGCGACCAGGCCAGGACCGCCGAACGATTCGTCCAGCACGACCGCGAACGCCTCTACCGGACCGGCGACCTCGGCCGTTACTGGCCGGACGGCGACATCGAGTTCCTCGGCAGGCAGGACTCCCAGGTCAAGATCCGGGGCCACCGGATCGAACTGGCCGAAGTGGAGGCCGCGCTGCAGGCCCACCCGGCGATCGCCGCCAGCACAGTGATCGTCGACGGTGACCGCGCGCTGGAGCGCAGGCTGGTCGCCTTCGCCCAGGCGGCACGCAAGCACGACGACAACCACGGAGCGCCCGGAACCGGGCCGGACATTCGCCTGGACGTCGCCGACGCGGCGAAGGCCGCGGCCGCCGATGCCCTCGCCGGCGTCGATCTGCCCCAGGTGATCGCGGTGGCCGAGACGCTGGACGAGATCGCACTGACCTCGATGGCCGCCGCGCTACGCGACGCGGGACTGTTCACCGGCGCAGACGCCGCCCACGAGCCGGCCGAGATCCTGGAGACCGCCAGGGTCGCGCCGGACCACCACCGCCTCGTCAGGCGCTGGCTCACGGCACTGCACGAACGCGGACGGCTCGACCTCGACCCAGCGGGCGCGTACCGGAACCTGCGCCCCGACGCCGACCTGGCCGCGCTCTGGAGCGAGGTCGAGACACTGACCGACGGCCTCGACTACGGAGCCGAACTGATCGGATTCCTCCGCGCCAGCACCGCCCACCTGCCCGAGCTGATGCGCGGCGAACTCGACGCGCGCGAACTGCTGTTCCCCGGGGCGGGCGTGGAAACAGCCGAGGGAGCCTACAAGGACAACGTACTCAGCAGGTACGTCAACCGCATCGCCCGAGCCGTCGTCGGCCGCGTTGCCGCACACCACGAAGGCGGCCCGCTGCGCGTCCTCGAAGCAGGCGCAGGCGTCGGCGGCACCAGCGCCGAACTGATCCCCGAACTCGCCGGGCACCAGGTGGAGTACCTGTTCACCGACCTGTCCAGGTTCTTCATCAGCCAGGCGGCCGAGCGCTTCGCCGACCACCCATGGGTGCGGTACGGCCTGTTCGACATCAACGCCGACTACCGCGCCCAAGGGTACGAACCCAACTCCTTCGACGTCATCCTCTGCGCCAACGTCCTGCACAACTCCCAGGACGCCGCCGTCGTCCTGGCCAGGTTCCGCGAGCTGCTCGCACCAGGCGGCTGGCTGGTGTTCATCGAGACCACCCGCGAGCACGTGCAGATCATGAGCTCGATGGAGTTCCTGATGAACCCCGGCGACTACGAGGACGTGCGGCGCGGCCGCGACCGCACCTTCATCACCCGCGAGGAGTGGCACGACCTGCTGGAAGGAGCGGGCGCCCACGTGCACGCCTGCCTGCCGGAGCCCGCCGAGCCGCTGGCGCCCCTGGGCCAGTGCGTCTTCGCGGCCCGCTTCCCCGCCGACCGCGAGCACGTCGACCTCGCGCGGCTGCGGAGCTTCCTGGCCGAGCGGCTGCCCGACTACATGATGCCGGCCCACGTCCAGGTGGTCGACGAGCTGCCGCTGACGGACAACGGCAAGATCGACCGGAAGCGGCTGCGCACCCTCCTCCCGCGCGCGGCCGGCGAGGCCGCCCCCGCAGGCGAGGAGCCGCGTGACGACCTGGAACGGCGGCTGGCCGCGCTCTGGGCCGAGCTGCTCGGACTCCCACGGGTCGGCAGGGACCAGGACTTCTTCGCGCTGGGCGGCGACTCGCTGCTGGTCACCCGGCTGGCCGGGCGGATACGCGAGGAGCTGCCAGAAGCAGAAGACTCCTACTGGGACAGCCTCGTCCGCCAGCTCGTCAACCAGCCGACCGTGGCCGCGCTCGCCGCCCACCTCCGCCAGGCACGCGAGGACCGGGCCCGCGGGCAGTCCCGTACGCAGGCCAGCCCGCTGGTGCACCTGGCCGGCGGCGAAGGCCCGACGCGCGTGCTCGTCCACGACGGCACCGGAACCCTGACCCCCTACCGCGCCCTCACCCGGGAGCTCTCCGGCGGGCCCCTGATCGGCCTAGTGGTCAACGACGCCGAGCGCTACCTGGAGCTGGAGCCCGCCACGGCGGTGGAAACGCTGGCCGCATCATACGCACGGCTGCTGCTCAAGGAGGGGGCGTCGCGTTACCACGTCGTCGGCTACTGCATGGGCGGCCTGGTCGCCACCGAGCTCGCCCGCCAGCTCACCGAGAGCGGCGCGGTCGTCGACGAGCTCACCGTCATCAGCAGCTCCCGCTTCCCCTACCGGATCGCCGACGAGCTCATGCTGGAGTACGGCTTCGCCCAGGCCTGCGGCGTGGACCCGGAACGGCTCGGCTACCCGGCGGCAGACCTGGCCCGGGCCCTGCACGCCGTACTGGACTCGGGTCACGTGCGCGAAGGCAGCCTGGCCGCGCTCGCCGGCCACCACGACCCCGGGCTCGCCGAGATCGGTCGCCGCTTCGCCGCCCTGGCCGCCGTCCCCCACGAGGAGCGGCTGGCCGCCGTCGCCCGCGACCTCGAGCACCCGCCGGACCGCGTGGCCCTCGCGTACCGCGTCTTCAAACAGAGCTTCACCGCCGTCACCCATTACGACCCGGAGCCGTATGCGGGCGACATCACGTTCCTGCGCCAGCGCGGCATCACTAACCTCGTGCCGACCTTGCAGAACGACATGACGGACTTCTGGCGCGACCTCTGCCTGGGCCGGCTTACCGTCCACGACGTCGAAGGCGACCACTTCAGCTGCCTCGACGCCACGTACGCGCCCGGCGTGGCCAAGCTGATCACCGGGGTGACCGGGTGA